From Pseudomonas sp. FP2335, the proteins below share one genomic window:
- the hflC gene encoding protease modulator HflC, whose protein sequence is MLSAHSHDHGHHHGHHHHHHHHGDEPAAGPFPWRRMAWAVLLVLFAVAAASLVQVRSGEATVITRFGNPARVLLEPGLGWRWPAPFEAAIPVDLRLRTTSSGLQDVGTRDGLRIIVQAYVAWQVQGDADNVQRFMRAVQNQPDEAARQIRTFVGSALETTAASFDLSSLINTDASQVRIADFEAQLRQQIDQQLLTTYGVRVAQVGIELLTLPSVTLTATVDRMRAERETIATERTAVGKREAAQIRSAAERDARIVQADATVKAADIEAQSRVEAAQIYGRAYAGNPQLYNLLRSLDTLGTVVSPGTRIILRTDAAPFRALVDGPKDVQP, encoded by the coding sequence ACCACCATCATCATGGCGACGAACCCGCCGCCGGCCCGTTCCCGTGGCGACGCATGGCCTGGGCGGTGCTGCTGGTGCTGTTTGCGGTCGCGGCCGCGAGCCTGGTGCAAGTGCGCTCCGGCGAAGCCACGGTGATTACCCGTTTCGGCAACCCGGCGCGGGTGCTGCTGGAGCCGGGCCTGGGCTGGCGCTGGCCGGCGCCGTTCGAAGCGGCGATCCCGGTGGACCTGCGCCTGCGCACCACCTCCAGCGGCTTGCAGGACGTGGGCACCCGCGATGGCCTGCGCATCATCGTGCAGGCGTACGTGGCGTGGCAGGTGCAGGGCGATGCCGACAACGTGCAGCGCTTTATGCGCGCCGTGCAGAACCAGCCGGATGAAGCGGCGCGGCAGATTCGTACCTTTGTCGGTTCGGCGCTGGAAACCACCGCAGCCAGCTTTGACCTGTCGAGCTTGATCAACACCGATGCCAGCCAAGTGCGCATTGCTGATTTTGAAGCGCAGTTGCGCCAGCAGATTGATCAACAATTGCTCACTACCTACGGCGTGCGCGTGGCCCAAGTCGGTATCGAACTGCTGACCTTGCCGTCGGTGACGCTCACCGCCACCGTCGACCGCATGCGCGCCGAGCGTGAAACCATCGCCACCGAGCGCACGGCCGTGGGCAAGCGTGAAGCGGCGCAGATCCGCTCCGCCGCCGAGCGTGACGCGCGCATCGTGCAGGCCGATGCCACGGTCAAAGCCGCCGACATCGAGGCGCAATCGCGGGTCGAAGCCGCGCAGATCTACGGCCGTGCCTACGCCGGTAATCCGCAGCTTTACAACCTGCTGCGCTCGCTGGACACCTTGGGCACCGTGGTTTCGCCAGGCACCAGGATCATCCTGCGCACCGACGCGGCGCCGTTCCGCGCCCTGGTGGACGGGCCGAAGGACGTCCAGCCATGA